The Parafrankia discariae genome window below encodes:
- a CDS encoding vWA domain-containing protein, with protein MTRLGELQTAAAPWSGRPDPLVLTDDRADLAVWEQTREDCPALASLDADLTDRYGIPGLARDLWLAAYARDPHVADTADVEPARLPARAILAAQAGTPEQRELRRISAGDPYAAAMGVLAQSGALHQMLATLDKTPPRGPGKEARRQLRKARREAAAAAEAVREALANAEDDVDDDPGGEVSRPLSVDVQRAVAEAEGADADATTAAQAAQEAGVGEDGGDLTVARLRAAARTAAAGAETALAAEAAVMTGWGVEPGQLERLDAGERMRLAEKMRGGKLAAFAALIGRFRQMATAQRARRVEHAKGEYVGVTLGDDLAALVPDELVALAVPALRAQFAIRYADRQLMVYDQRGIDHDAQGAIIAVVDCSTSMTNWDTHGLTGEAYAKALALALLDSARAARPVRAFAGILFASEPIDPIVFPADLPVDLGEQIRFAETFPGGGTVFAPALDAAAGLLEAEFNATGRAKADIVIITDGAAELEPAWITAWKARRHRLGFRVFAVTVGDWADDPADLEAICDDVRRVADLTDTRATADLFRAI; from the coding sequence GTGACCCGCCTCGGCGAGCTGCAGACCGCGGCCGCGCCGTGGTCCGGCCGGCCGGACCCGCTGGTGCTCACCGACGACCGGGCGGACCTGGCGGTGTGGGAACAGACCCGCGAGGACTGCCCGGCCCTAGCCAGCCTGGACGCCGATCTGACCGACCGGTACGGCATTCCGGGTCTGGCCCGGGATCTGTGGCTGGCCGCCTACGCCCGCGACCCCCACGTCGCCGACACCGCCGACGTGGAGCCGGCGCGGCTGCCGGCGCGGGCGATCCTCGCCGCGCAAGCCGGCACCCCCGAACAGCGCGAGCTACGCCGGATCAGCGCCGGGGACCCGTACGCCGCGGCGATGGGCGTGCTGGCCCAGTCCGGTGCGCTGCACCAGATGCTCGCCACCCTGGACAAGACCCCGCCCCGCGGGCCGGGCAAGGAGGCCCGGCGCCAGCTCCGCAAAGCCCGCCGGGAAGCCGCCGCGGCCGCCGAAGCGGTACGTGAGGCACTCGCCAACGCCGAGGACGACGTCGACGACGACCCGGGTGGGGAGGTCAGCCGGCCGCTGTCGGTGGACGTGCAGCGGGCGGTCGCCGAGGCGGAAGGCGCCGACGCGGACGCGACCACCGCCGCCCAGGCCGCCCAGGAGGCCGGGGTCGGGGAGGACGGCGGGGACCTGACCGTCGCCCGGCTCCGCGCGGCGGCCCGGACGGCCGCCGCCGGCGCGGAGACGGCGCTGGCCGCCGAGGCGGCGGTGATGACCGGCTGGGGCGTCGAACCCGGCCAGCTCGAGCGCCTGGACGCCGGCGAGCGGATGCGCCTGGCGGAGAAGATGCGCGGCGGGAAACTCGCCGCGTTCGCGGCGCTGATCGGCCGGTTCCGGCAGATGGCCACCGCCCAGCGGGCCCGCCGTGTCGAGCACGCGAAAGGCGAGTACGTCGGCGTCACGTTGGGCGACGACCTCGCCGCCCTGGTCCCCGACGAGCTGGTGGCCCTGGCCGTGCCGGCGTTGCGGGCGCAGTTCGCGATCCGCTACGCCGACCGCCAGCTCATGGTCTATGACCAGCGCGGCATCGACCATGACGCCCAAGGGGCGATCATCGCCGTGGTCGACTGTTCCACCTCGATGACCAACTGGGACACCCACGGGCTGACCGGGGAGGCCTACGCCAAGGCCCTCGCGTTGGCGTTGCTCGACTCCGCCCGCGCCGCCCGCCCGGTACGGGCGTTCGCCGGGATCCTGTTCGCCAGCGAGCCCATCGACCCGATCGTGTTCCCCGCCGACCTGCCCGTCGACCTCGGCGAGCAGATCCGGTTCGCGGAGACGTTCCCCGGCGGGGGCACCGTGTTCGCCCCGGCGCTGGACGCCGCCGCCGGGCTGCTGGAGGCCGAGTTCAACGCGACCGGCCGCGCGAAAGCCGACATTGTGATCATCACCGATGGGGCGGCCGAGCTCGAGCCCGCCTGGATCACCGCGTGGAAAGCCCGCCGCCACCGGCTGGGGTTCCGGGTGTTCGCGGTCACCGTCGGGGACTGGGCGGACGACCCCGCCGACCTGGAAGCCATCTGCGACGACGTGCGCCGCGTCGCG
- a CDS encoding AAA family ATPase, producing MQGQTQGQPAGAGAGLRAGLEAVMTEVGTLYQERDVEIQMIVTGLLAGQHTLLLGPPGTGKSAIVRELTGRIEAATYWEILLHKFIAPSAIFGPVDLAALTARGEHRQVLDGHATRAHVAFLDEIFKCSSAALNSMLAFLNERIYHPESGGQPIGCPLVSAVCASNELAEDETTAALYDRLLIRMEVDYLTEADSFDALLRSAVASGPPATRTTVGLADVQHAVAALVPAVDLPGGVITAVRDLRADLRGREITSSDRRWKQAVRVLQASAWLEGRTEVAVEDLAVLAHVLWDSPAHRGTVDRVVRGYLSPDDRDLADLADEVDRIAAELDKLAADGDENRLREWAVGQNTKLATAAKRLAGIRDSAVRAGRTPAPYQRAAERAQHVYTRLLSEALGVDADKIPSLDGRRGRR from the coding sequence ATGCAGGGTCAGACGCAGGGCCAGCCGGCAGGGGCCGGAGCCGGGTTGCGTGCCGGGCTGGAGGCGGTGATGACCGAGGTCGGCACGCTGTACCAGGAACGCGATGTCGAGATCCAGATGATCGTGACGGGGCTGCTCGCGGGGCAGCACACGCTGCTGCTGGGCCCGCCCGGCACCGGTAAGTCCGCGATCGTGCGGGAGCTGACCGGCCGGATCGAGGCCGCGACGTACTGGGAGATCTTGCTGCACAAGTTCATCGCCCCGAGTGCGATTTTCGGCCCGGTGGACCTGGCCGCGTTGACCGCCCGCGGTGAGCACCGCCAGGTGCTCGACGGGCACGCCACCCGGGCGCACGTCGCGTTCCTGGACGAGATCTTCAAATGCTCGTCGGCGGCGCTGAACTCGATGTTGGCGTTCCTGAACGAGCGGATCTACCACCCCGAGTCCGGCGGGCAGCCGATCGGCTGCCCGCTGGTCAGCGCGGTCTGCGCGTCGAACGAGCTGGCAGAGGACGAGACGACCGCGGCGCTGTACGACCGGCTGCTGATCCGGATGGAGGTCGACTACCTGACCGAGGCCGACTCGTTCGACGCGCTGCTGCGCTCGGCGGTCGCGTCCGGGCCGCCGGCGACGCGGACCACGGTGGGCCTGGCCGACGTCCAGCACGCCGTCGCCGCCCTGGTTCCGGCGGTGGATCTGCCGGGTGGGGTCATCACCGCGGTGCGGGACCTGCGGGCGGACCTGCGCGGCCGGGAGATCACCAGCTCGGATCGGCGGTGGAAGCAGGCGGTCCGGGTGCTCCAAGCCTCCGCCTGGCTGGAGGGCCGGACGGAGGTGGCCGTGGAAGACCTCGCGGTGCTCGCCCACGTGCTGTGGGACTCCCCGGCGCACCGGGGCACGGTGGACCGGGTCGTGCGCGGCTACCTGTCCCCCGATGACCGGGACCTGGCCGACCTCGCCGACGAGGTGGACCGGATCGCCGCCGAGCTGGACAAGCTTGCCGCCGACGGTGACGAGAACCGGCTGCGGGAGTGGGCGGTCGGGCAGAACACGAAGCTGGCCACCGCCGCGAAGCGGCTGGCGGGGATCCGGGACTCGGCGGTGCGGGCGGGGCGGACCCCGGCGCCGTATCAGCGGGCCGCGGAGCGGGCCCAGCACGTCTACACCCGGCTGCTGTCCGAGGCCCTCGGCGTCGACGCGGACAAGATCCCCAGCTTGGATGGCCGGCGGGGGCGTCGGTGA